One region of Oncorhynchus nerka isolate Pitt River linkage group LG22, Oner_Uvic_2.0, whole genome shotgun sequence genomic DNA includes:
- the LOC115105780 gene encoding T-box transcription factor TBX2b-like isoform X2: protein MRDPVYTGTAMAYHPFHAHRPADFPMSAFLAAAQPSFFHGLTLSHGALSKPLTDHALSGAAEAGLHAALGHHHQAAHLRSLKSLEPEEEVEDDPKVTLEAKDLWDQFHKIGTEMVITKSGRRMFPPFKVRVNGVDKKAKYILLMDIVSADDCRYKFHNSRWMVAGKADPEMPKRMYIHPDSPATGEQWMAKPVAFNKLKLTNNISDKHGFTILNSMHKYQPRFHIVRANDILKLPYSTFRTYVFPETDFIGVTAYQNDKITQLKIDHNPFAKGFRDTGNGRREKRKQLTLPSLRMYENRELKGDRDCADSDDSSCEQNTGRDSVHSTLGPVTSPLRFNRTSRDDKNCTDSDQELDPQEERSIAASSPRPEPISPFSPKGDDSVRDRPLLEKKSDYLDSRKESDSVFSIRNLEKDKLDHKHRQETEPRKNDTDSGGISGVNNGFSPLMVQTESPSHFSASHLQSLALSGLHSQQFFNPLNMGQMLFHPGQFSMAPGAFSNMGVGHLLASMSGANGLENGGLSSQSAGPSPFPFHLSQHMLASQGISIPPFGGLFPYPYNYMAAAAAASALPNCTAASTLGRNHFLTTSRQRLRFNPYQMPTSVPPSTNLLTTGLPGSLNAATHLSKSGSRETSPVSEHHSQKASSQSTASPKTSVKDSTNELINIQRLVRGLEKHREMSPAIDSKK, encoded by the exons ATGAGAGATCCAGTTTACACAGGGACTGCCATGGCTTATCACCCTTTCCACGCTCACCGGCCGGCCGACTTTCCTATGTCAGCCTTCCTTGCAGCTGCACAGCCTTCCTTCTTTCATGGACTTACGCTGTCTCACGGCGCTCTTTCCAAACCCCTAACCGACCATGCTCTCTCTGGAGCCGCGGAAGCGGGACTCCACGCGGCGTTGGGTCATCACCACCAAGCAGCTCATCTCCGCTCCCTCAAGAGCTTGGAGccggaggaagaggtggaggacgACCCAAAAGTCACTCTGGAGGCCAAAGATTTATGGGACCAATTTCACAAAATAGGAACCGAGATGGTTATTACGAAATCAGGAAG GAGGATGTTTCCCCCATTCAAAGTCCGCGTCAATGGCGTTGATAAGAAAGCCAAGTATATCCTCCTTATGGATATAGTCTCTGCTGACGACTGCCGCTACAAGTTCCACAACTCGCGTTGGATGGTAGCTGGGAAAGCCGACCCGGAGATGCCCAAACGAATGTATATCCATCCGGACAGCCCTGCCACAGGAGAGCAGTGGATGGCGAAGCCTGTTGCTTTTAATAAACTGAAGTTGACGAATAATATATCGGATAAGCATGGATTT ACTATCCTGAATTCGATGCATAAATACCAACCCAGGTTTCATATCGTGAGGGCCAACGACATTCTGAAGCTCCCTTACAGCACCTTCCGCACATATGTTTTTCCAGAGACAGATTTTATCGGTGTCACTGCATATCAGAATGACAAG ATCACACAGCTCAAAATTGATCACAACCCCTTTGCCAAAGGGTTCAGAGACACGGGAAATGGACGACGAGAAAAGAG GAAGCAGTTAACCCTTCCATCGCTGCGCATGTATGAAAACCGAGAACTCAAAGGGGACCGGGACTGTGCCGACTCCGATGACTCCTCCTGTGAACAAAACACTGGAAGGGATTCGGTTCATTCTACGCTGGGACCTGTTACCAGTCCACTGAGGTTCAACCGAACCAGTCGAG ACGACAAGAACTGCACTGATAGCGATCAGGAGCTTGACCCACAAGAGGAGCGCTCCATCGCAGCCAGCAGCCCCCGGCCTGAACCAATCTCTCCTTTCAGTCCTAAAGGCGATGACAGCGTGAGAGATAGGCCGCTGCTGGAAAAGAAGAGCGACTACCTGGATTCAAGGAAAGAGAGCGATTCTGTATTCAGTATTCGAAATCTTGAAAAGGATAAGTTAGATCATAAGCACCGCCAAGAGACGGAACCTAGAAAGAACGACACGGATAGTGGGGGCATCAGTGGGGTGAACAATGGGTTTTCTCCTCTGATGGTACAGACGGAGAGCCCATCACACTTCAGCGCGAGTCACCTGCAGAGTCTGGCCCTTTCCGGTTTGCACAGTCAACAGTTCTTTAACCCTTTGAATATGGGACAAATGTTGTTCCACCCCGGACAGTTTTCGATGGCACCAGGGGCATTCTCCAACATGGGGGTGGGGCATCTGTTGGCCTCTATGTCCGGAGCTAATGGTCTGGAAAACGGAGGTCTCTCCTCTCAAAGTGCGGGCCCTAGTCCCTTCCCGTTCCACCTGTCACAGCACATGCTAGCGTCTCAG GGAATTTCGATTCCACCTTTTGGAGGACTGTTCCCGTATCCATACAACTACATGGCAGCTGCTGCTGCGGCCTCGGCCCTCCCCAACTGCACCGCAGCCTCGACATTGGGCAGAAACCATTTCCTTACCACCTCCCGACAACGGCTGCGATTCAACCCATATCAGATGCCCACGTCTGTTCCTCCAAGCACCAACCTGCTCACCACAGGGCTGCCGGGCAGTTTAAACGCAGCAACCCACCTGTCCAAATCAGGCAGCAGAGAAACAAGTCCTGTATCCGAGCACCACAGCCAGAAAGCGTCCAGCCAGAGCACGGCATCCCCCAAGACATCTGTGAAGGATTCCACTAACGAACTGATAAATATACAGAGGCTGGTCAGAGGACTGGAAAAACACAGAGAAATGTCTCCTGCCATTGACTCAAAAAAGTGA
- the LOC115105780 gene encoding T-box transcription factor TBX2b-like isoform X3 yields MFPPFKVRVNGVDKKAKYILLMDIVSADDCRYKFHNSRWMVAGKADPEMPKRMYIHPDSPATGEQWMAKPVAFNKLKLTNNISDKHGFTILNSMHKYQPRFHIVRANDILKLPYSTFRTYVFPETDFIGVTAYQNDKITQLKIDHNPFAKGFRDTGNGRREKSSVCRKQLTLPSLRMYENRELKGDRDCADSDDSSCEQNTGRDSVHSTLGPVTSPLRFNRTSRDDKNCTDSDQELDPQEERSIAASSPRPEPISPFSPKGDDSVRDRPLLEKKSDYLDSRKESDSVFSIRNLEKDKLDHKHRQETEPRKNDTDSGGISGVNNGFSPLMVQTESPSHFSASHLQSLALSGLHSQQFFNPLNMGQMLFHPGQFSMAPGAFSNMGVGHLLASMSGANGLENGGLSSQSAGPSPFPFHLSQHMLASQGISIPPFGGLFPYPYNYMAAAAAASALPNCTAASTLGRNHFLTTSRQRLRFNPYQMPTSVPPSTNLLTTGLPGSLNAATHLSKSGSRETSPVSEHHSQKASSQSTASPKTSVKDSTNELINIQRLVRGLEKHREMSPAIDSKK; encoded by the exons ATGTTTCCCCCATTCAAAGTCCGCGTCAATGGCGTTGATAAGAAAGCCAAGTATATCCTCCTTATGGATATAGTCTCTGCTGACGACTGCCGCTACAAGTTCCACAACTCGCGTTGGATGGTAGCTGGGAAAGCCGACCCGGAGATGCCCAAACGAATGTATATCCATCCGGACAGCCCTGCCACAGGAGAGCAGTGGATGGCGAAGCCTGTTGCTTTTAATAAACTGAAGTTGACGAATAATATATCGGATAAGCATGGATTT ACTATCCTGAATTCGATGCATAAATACCAACCCAGGTTTCATATCGTGAGGGCCAACGACATTCTGAAGCTCCCTTACAGCACCTTCCGCACATATGTTTTTCCAGAGACAGATTTTATCGGTGTCACTGCATATCAGAATGACAAG ATCACACAGCTCAAAATTGATCACAACCCCTTTGCCAAAGGGTTCAGAGACACGGGAAATGGACGACGAGAAAAGAG TTCGGTCTGCAGGAAGCAGTTAACCCTTCCATCGCTGCGCATGTATGAAAACCGAGAACTCAAAGGGGACCGGGACTGTGCCGACTCCGATGACTCCTCCTGTGAACAAAACACTGGAAGGGATTCGGTTCATTCTACGCTGGGACCTGTTACCAGTCCACTGAGGTTCAACCGAACCAGTCGAG ACGACAAGAACTGCACTGATAGCGATCAGGAGCTTGACCCACAAGAGGAGCGCTCCATCGCAGCCAGCAGCCCCCGGCCTGAACCAATCTCTCCTTTCAGTCCTAAAGGCGATGACAGCGTGAGAGATAGGCCGCTGCTGGAAAAGAAGAGCGACTACCTGGATTCAAGGAAAGAGAGCGATTCTGTATTCAGTATTCGAAATCTTGAAAAGGATAAGTTAGATCATAAGCACCGCCAAGAGACGGAACCTAGAAAGAACGACACGGATAGTGGGGGCATCAGTGGGGTGAACAATGGGTTTTCTCCTCTGATGGTACAGACGGAGAGCCCATCACACTTCAGCGCGAGTCACCTGCAGAGTCTGGCCCTTTCCGGTTTGCACAGTCAACAGTTCTTTAACCCTTTGAATATGGGACAAATGTTGTTCCACCCCGGACAGTTTTCGATGGCACCAGGGGCATTCTCCAACATGGGGGTGGGGCATCTGTTGGCCTCTATGTCCGGAGCTAATGGTCTGGAAAACGGAGGTCTCTCCTCTCAAAGTGCGGGCCCTAGTCCCTTCCCGTTCCACCTGTCACAGCACATGCTAGCGTCTCAG GGAATTTCGATTCCACCTTTTGGAGGACTGTTCCCGTATCCATACAACTACATGGCAGCTGCTGCTGCGGCCTCGGCCCTCCCCAACTGCACCGCAGCCTCGACATTGGGCAGAAACCATTTCCTTACCACCTCCCGACAACGGCTGCGATTCAACCCATATCAGATGCCCACGTCTGTTCCTCCAAGCACCAACCTGCTCACCACAGGGCTGCCGGGCAGTTTAAACGCAGCAACCCACCTGTCCAAATCAGGCAGCAGAGAAACAAGTCCTGTATCCGAGCACCACAGCCAGAAAGCGTCCAGCCAGAGCACGGCATCCCCCAAGACATCTGTGAAGGATTCCACTAACGAACTGATAAATATACAGAGGCTGGTCAGAGGACTGGAAAAACACAGAGAAATGTCTCCTGCCATTGACTCAAAAAAGTGA
- the LOC115105780 gene encoding T-box transcription factor TBX2b-like isoform X1 — protein MRDPVYTGTAMAYHPFHAHRPADFPMSAFLAAAQPSFFHGLTLSHGALSKPLTDHALSGAAEAGLHAALGHHHQAAHLRSLKSLEPEEEVEDDPKVTLEAKDLWDQFHKIGTEMVITKSGRRMFPPFKVRVNGVDKKAKYILLMDIVSADDCRYKFHNSRWMVAGKADPEMPKRMYIHPDSPATGEQWMAKPVAFNKLKLTNNISDKHGFTILNSMHKYQPRFHIVRANDILKLPYSTFRTYVFPETDFIGVTAYQNDKITQLKIDHNPFAKGFRDTGNGRREKSSVCRKQLTLPSLRMYENRELKGDRDCADSDDSSCEQNTGRDSVHSTLGPVTSPLRFNRTSRDDKNCTDSDQELDPQEERSIAASSPRPEPISPFSPKGDDSVRDRPLLEKKSDYLDSRKESDSVFSIRNLEKDKLDHKHRQETEPRKNDTDSGGISGVNNGFSPLMVQTESPSHFSASHLQSLALSGLHSQQFFNPLNMGQMLFHPGQFSMAPGAFSNMGVGHLLASMSGANGLENGGLSSQSAGPSPFPFHLSQHMLASQGISIPPFGGLFPYPYNYMAAAAAASALPNCTAASTLGRNHFLTTSRQRLRFNPYQMPTSVPPSTNLLTTGLPGSLNAATHLSKSGSRETSPVSEHHSQKASSQSTASPKTSVKDSTNELINIQRLVRGLEKHREMSPAIDSKK, from the exons ATGAGAGATCCAGTTTACACAGGGACTGCCATGGCTTATCACCCTTTCCACGCTCACCGGCCGGCCGACTTTCCTATGTCAGCCTTCCTTGCAGCTGCACAGCCTTCCTTCTTTCATGGACTTACGCTGTCTCACGGCGCTCTTTCCAAACCCCTAACCGACCATGCTCTCTCTGGAGCCGCGGAAGCGGGACTCCACGCGGCGTTGGGTCATCACCACCAAGCAGCTCATCTCCGCTCCCTCAAGAGCTTGGAGccggaggaagaggtggaggacgACCCAAAAGTCACTCTGGAGGCCAAAGATTTATGGGACCAATTTCACAAAATAGGAACCGAGATGGTTATTACGAAATCAGGAAG GAGGATGTTTCCCCCATTCAAAGTCCGCGTCAATGGCGTTGATAAGAAAGCCAAGTATATCCTCCTTATGGATATAGTCTCTGCTGACGACTGCCGCTACAAGTTCCACAACTCGCGTTGGATGGTAGCTGGGAAAGCCGACCCGGAGATGCCCAAACGAATGTATATCCATCCGGACAGCCCTGCCACAGGAGAGCAGTGGATGGCGAAGCCTGTTGCTTTTAATAAACTGAAGTTGACGAATAATATATCGGATAAGCATGGATTT ACTATCCTGAATTCGATGCATAAATACCAACCCAGGTTTCATATCGTGAGGGCCAACGACATTCTGAAGCTCCCTTACAGCACCTTCCGCACATATGTTTTTCCAGAGACAGATTTTATCGGTGTCACTGCATATCAGAATGACAAG ATCACACAGCTCAAAATTGATCACAACCCCTTTGCCAAAGGGTTCAGAGACACGGGAAATGGACGACGAGAAAAGAG TTCGGTCTGCAGGAAGCAGTTAACCCTTCCATCGCTGCGCATGTATGAAAACCGAGAACTCAAAGGGGACCGGGACTGTGCCGACTCCGATGACTCCTCCTGTGAACAAAACACTGGAAGGGATTCGGTTCATTCTACGCTGGGACCTGTTACCAGTCCACTGAGGTTCAACCGAACCAGTCGAG ACGACAAGAACTGCACTGATAGCGATCAGGAGCTTGACCCACAAGAGGAGCGCTCCATCGCAGCCAGCAGCCCCCGGCCTGAACCAATCTCTCCTTTCAGTCCTAAAGGCGATGACAGCGTGAGAGATAGGCCGCTGCTGGAAAAGAAGAGCGACTACCTGGATTCAAGGAAAGAGAGCGATTCTGTATTCAGTATTCGAAATCTTGAAAAGGATAAGTTAGATCATAAGCACCGCCAAGAGACGGAACCTAGAAAGAACGACACGGATAGTGGGGGCATCAGTGGGGTGAACAATGGGTTTTCTCCTCTGATGGTACAGACGGAGAGCCCATCACACTTCAGCGCGAGTCACCTGCAGAGTCTGGCCCTTTCCGGTTTGCACAGTCAACAGTTCTTTAACCCTTTGAATATGGGACAAATGTTGTTCCACCCCGGACAGTTTTCGATGGCACCAGGGGCATTCTCCAACATGGGGGTGGGGCATCTGTTGGCCTCTATGTCCGGAGCTAATGGTCTGGAAAACGGAGGTCTCTCCTCTCAAAGTGCGGGCCCTAGTCCCTTCCCGTTCCACCTGTCACAGCACATGCTAGCGTCTCAG GGAATTTCGATTCCACCTTTTGGAGGACTGTTCCCGTATCCATACAACTACATGGCAGCTGCTGCTGCGGCCTCGGCCCTCCCCAACTGCACCGCAGCCTCGACATTGGGCAGAAACCATTTCCTTACCACCTCCCGACAACGGCTGCGATTCAACCCATATCAGATGCCCACGTCTGTTCCTCCAAGCACCAACCTGCTCACCACAGGGCTGCCGGGCAGTTTAAACGCAGCAACCCACCTGTCCAAATCAGGCAGCAGAGAAACAAGTCCTGTATCCGAGCACCACAGCCAGAAAGCGTCCAGCCAGAGCACGGCATCCCCCAAGACATCTGTGAAGGATTCCACTAACGAACTGATAAATATACAGAGGCTGGTCAGAGGACTGGAAAAACACAGAGAAATGTCTCCTGCCATTGACTCAAAAAAGTGA